One segment of Bdellovibrionota bacterium DNA contains the following:
- a CDS encoding HEAT repeat domain-containing protein: MKIGLWVLAAVLIVELPGQTQSASSPDPLNVLTSGFENQTSDVQQKILRHVGLLQSEESIPFLASVALTESFGQEVRREALKAFLALRSPERFRPVLRPLSSTLLELTSIIDAFLEIDDRQLVAPFVQAAVQPEIDERIQRKMILAVLSLWSERESSHENFELWRKTKASEILAEVAKNSTGARQSRALLVLGRIHDEASTKALIRFLDSDDHAIVASAIKGLARGGEKGAPALGRFLQKSKSPELRRFAVEALGRIGGAASVRALESYRSRAEPSEKGLVSEMLARLKKKNR; this comes from the coding sequence ATGAAAATCGGTCTTTGGGTTTTGGCGGCGGTACTGATCGTGGAACTGCCGGGCCAAACCCAATCCGCTTCCTCTCCGGATCCTTTAAACGTCCTCACCAGTGGATTTGAGAATCAGACGTCCGATGTTCAGCAGAAAATTCTTCGGCACGTGGGGCTGCTTCAATCCGAGGAATCCATACCGTTCTTGGCGAGCGTGGCGTTGACGGAGTCGTTCGGTCAAGAGGTGCGTCGAGAGGCGCTGAAGGCTTTTCTGGCGTTACGGTCCCCCGAACGCTTTCGCCCCGTTTTACGGCCGCTTTCCAGCACATTGCTTGAGCTCACTTCGATCATCGATGCGTTTTTGGAAATCGACGACCGGCAATTGGTTGCCCCATTTGTCCAGGCGGCTGTCCAACCGGAGATCGACGAAAGAATCCAGCGCAAGATGATTTTGGCCGTTCTCTCCTTGTGGAGCGAACGTGAATCTTCACACGAAAATTTCGAGCTTTGGCGAAAAACTAAAGCGAGCGAGATCCTCGCAGAGGTCGCGAAAAACTCTACGGGCGCCCGACAATCGCGCGCACTGCTTGTTCTTGGGCGAATTCATGATGAGGCATCGACGAAAGCCTTGATCCGCTTTTTGGATTCGGATGACCACGCTATCGTGGCCTCCGCCATCAAGGGGCTGGCTCGGGGGGGTGAAAAAGGGGCGCCGGCCCTCGGGAGGTTTCTCCAAAAGTCGAAGTCGCCCGAGCTTCGGCGGTTTGCCGTCGAGGCGCTCGGCCGGATCGGAGGAGCCGCATCCGTGAGGGCCTTGGAATCGTATCGATCTCGAGCGGAGCCATCCGAGAAAGGCCTTGTTTCGGAAATGCTGGCGCGGCTTAAGAAGAAAAACCGGTGA